A genomic stretch from Etheostoma cragini isolate CJK2018 chromosome 8, CSU_Ecrag_1.0, whole genome shotgun sequence includes:
- the LOC117949438 gene encoding glucoside xylosyltransferase 1-like isoform X2, protein MRCYFQAFLLCMVFTFLSLLYVFNQLASTLEDRDDWNLKEQEITDKRSHDYGHLLRKNPGLTGLPHREEELDRCKSLSVSYWNPYRRLPADVCGVNCLLESSLRERSVSALKEHSNERSHLAVVACGPRLEETLTMLKSAVLLSKKPLHFYIFAEDDLHDHFRNALDSWPRTVQTKFNFTIYPITFPKENVKEWKKLFKPCASQRLFLPPVEDIWALFAQFKSSHIAGMAPEHEEPRIGWYNRFARHPYYGKTGINSGVMLMNMTRLREKSFKNDMTILALKWEEILMPLLQKYKLNITWGDQDLLNIIFHHNPESLYVFPCQWNYRPDHCIYGSNCQQADQEGVFILHGNRGVYHDDKQPAFRAVYEAIQKYTFGEDMETSLLQPLEASLQATTNTYCGRASHLFTKKLKQSIMSVQQDAARKR, encoded by the exons ATGCGATGCTATTTTCAAGCATTTCTCCTGTGCATGGTCTTCACCTTCCTGTCGTTGTTGTATGTGTTCAACCAACTCGCCTCCACCTTGGAGGACAGAGACGACTGGAACCTGAAAGAACAGGAGATAACCGACAAGCGCAGTCATGACTATGGGCACCTTCTCAGGAAAAATCCAGGACTGACAGGCCTTCCACACCGCGAAGAAGAGCTTGACAG GTGTAAATCACTCTCAGTTTCTTACTGGAATCCATATCGGAGACTACCTGCTGATGTTTGTGGAGTGAACTGCTTATTGGAATCATCTCTTAG AGAGAGGTCTGTTTCTGCACTCAAGGAACATAGTAATGAAAGAAGTCACCTGGCTGTGGTGGCCTGTGGCCCCAGGCTAGAGGAGACTCTTACCATGTTGAAGTCTGCTGTTCTCCTCAGCAAAAAGCCTCTGCACTTTTACATCTTTGCTGAGGATGATCTACATGACCACTTCAGAAATGCT CTGGACTCCTGGCCCAGGACTGTTCAGACCAAGTTTAACTTCACCATCTACCCCATCACTTTTCCCAAGGAGAATGTGAAGGAGTGGAAGAAGCTCTTCAAACCGTGTGCCTCTCAGAGGCTCTTCCTGCCA CCAGTAGAGGACATCTGGGCCCTTTTTGCTCAGTTCAAATCGAGCCACATAGCAGGCATGGCTCCAGAGCACGAGGAGCCACGCATTGGCTGGTACAACCGTTTTGCCCGCCATCCTTACTATGGCAAGACGGGAATCAACTCAGGGGTCATGCTCATGAACATGACGCGCCTCAGGGAGAAATCCTTTAAG AATGACATGACAATACTTGCACTGAAGTGGGAGGAAATTCTGATGCCCCTTCTCCAGAAGTATAAACTCAATATCACCTGGGGTGACCAGGACCTTCTTAATATCATATTTCACCATAATCCAG AAAGCCTATATGTGTTCCCCTGCCAGTGGAACTACCGTCCAGATCACTGTATCTATGGCAGCAACTGTCAACAGGCTGATCAAGAAGGTGTCTTCATTCTCCATGGTAACAGGGGAGTTTACCATGATGACAAGCAGCCTGCATTTCGAGCTGTCTACGAGGCCATCCAAAAG TACACATTCGGTGAGGACATGGAAACCTCACTGCTTCAACCACTGGAAGCGTCGCTACAGGCAACCACAAACACCTACTGTGGCAGAGCCAGTCACCTGTTTACAAAGAAGTTAAAACAGAGCATCATGTCAGTTCAACAAGATGCTGCACGGAAAAGATGA
- the LOC117949438 gene encoding glucoside xylosyltransferase 1-like isoform X1, whose translation MRCYFQAFLLCMVFTFLSLLYVFNQLASTLEDRDDWNLKEQEITDKRSHDYGHLLRKNPGLTGLPHREEELDRCKSLSVSYWNPYRRLPADVCGVNCLLESSLRERSVSALKEHSNERSHLAVVACGPRLEETLTMLKSAVLLSKKPLHFYIFAEDDLHDHFRNALDSWPRTVQTKFNFTIYPITFPKENVKEWKKLFKPCASQRLFLPLILKEVDSLLYVDTDIIFLQPVEDIWALFAQFKSSHIAGMAPEHEEPRIGWYNRFARHPYYGKTGINSGVMLMNMTRLREKSFKNDMTILALKWEEILMPLLQKYKLNITWGDQDLLNIIFHHNPESLYVFPCQWNYRPDHCIYGSNCQQADQEGVFILHGNRGVYHDDKQPAFRAVYEAIQKYTFGEDMETSLLQPLEASLQATTNTYCGRASHLFTKKLKQSIMSVQQDAARKR comes from the exons ATGCGATGCTATTTTCAAGCATTTCTCCTGTGCATGGTCTTCACCTTCCTGTCGTTGTTGTATGTGTTCAACCAACTCGCCTCCACCTTGGAGGACAGAGACGACTGGAACCTGAAAGAACAGGAGATAACCGACAAGCGCAGTCATGACTATGGGCACCTTCTCAGGAAAAATCCAGGACTGACAGGCCTTCCACACCGCGAAGAAGAGCTTGACAG GTGTAAATCACTCTCAGTTTCTTACTGGAATCCATATCGGAGACTACCTGCTGATGTTTGTGGAGTGAACTGCTTATTGGAATCATCTCTTAG AGAGAGGTCTGTTTCTGCACTCAAGGAACATAGTAATGAAAGAAGTCACCTGGCTGTGGTGGCCTGTGGCCCCAGGCTAGAGGAGACTCTTACCATGTTGAAGTCTGCTGTTCTCCTCAGCAAAAAGCCTCTGCACTTTTACATCTTTGCTGAGGATGATCTACATGACCACTTCAGAAATGCT CTGGACTCCTGGCCCAGGACTGTTCAGACCAAGTTTAACTTCACCATCTACCCCATCACTTTTCCCAAGGAGAATGTGAAGGAGTGGAAGAAGCTCTTCAAACCGTGTGCCTCTCAGAGGCTCTTCCTGCCA CTGATCCTAAAGGAGGTGGATTCTTTGCTCTACGTGGACACAGATATCATTTTTTTGCAGCCAGTAGAGGACATCTGGGCCCTTTTTGCTCAGTTCAAATCGAGCCACATAGCAGGCATGGCTCCAGAGCACGAGGAGCCACGCATTGGCTGGTACAACCGTTTTGCCCGCCATCCTTACTATGGCAAGACGGGAATCAACTCAGGGGTCATGCTCATGAACATGACGCGCCTCAGGGAGAAATCCTTTAAG AATGACATGACAATACTTGCACTGAAGTGGGAGGAAATTCTGATGCCCCTTCTCCAGAAGTATAAACTCAATATCACCTGGGGTGACCAGGACCTTCTTAATATCATATTTCACCATAATCCAG AAAGCCTATATGTGTTCCCCTGCCAGTGGAACTACCGTCCAGATCACTGTATCTATGGCAGCAACTGTCAACAGGCTGATCAAGAAGGTGTCTTCATTCTCCATGGTAACAGGGGAGTTTACCATGATGACAAGCAGCCTGCATTTCGAGCTGTCTACGAGGCCATCCAAAAG TACACATTCGGTGAGGACATGGAAACCTCACTGCTTCAACCACTGGAAGCGTCGCTACAGGCAACCACAAACACCTACTGTGGCAGAGCCAGTCACCTGTTTACAAAGAAGTTAAAACAGAGCATCATGTCAGTTCAACAAGATGCTGCACGGAAAAGATGA
- the LOC117949438 gene encoding glucoside xylosyltransferase 1-like isoform X3, which yields MRCYFQAFLLCMVFTFLSLLYVFNQLASTLEDRDDWNLKEQEITDKRSHDYGHLLRKNPGLTGLPHREEELDRERSVSALKEHSNERSHLAVVACGPRLEETLTMLKSAVLLSKKPLHFYIFAEDDLHDHFRNALDSWPRTVQTKFNFTIYPITFPKENVKEWKKLFKPCASQRLFLPLILKEVDSLLYVDTDIIFLQPVEDIWALFAQFKSSHIAGMAPEHEEPRIGWYNRFARHPYYGKTGINSGVMLMNMTRLREKSFKNDMTILALKWEEILMPLLQKYKLNITWGDQDLLNIIFHHNPESLYVFPCQWNYRPDHCIYGSNCQQADQEGVFILHGNRGVYHDDKQPAFRAVYEAIQKYTFGEDMETSLLQPLEASLQATTNTYCGRASHLFTKKLKQSIMSVQQDAARKR from the exons ATGCGATGCTATTTTCAAGCATTTCTCCTGTGCATGGTCTTCACCTTCCTGTCGTTGTTGTATGTGTTCAACCAACTCGCCTCCACCTTGGAGGACAGAGACGACTGGAACCTGAAAGAACAGGAGATAACCGACAAGCGCAGTCATGACTATGGGCACCTTCTCAGGAAAAATCCAGGACTGACAGGCCTTCCACACCGCGAAGAAGAGCTTGACAG AGAGAGGTCTGTTTCTGCACTCAAGGAACATAGTAATGAAAGAAGTCACCTGGCTGTGGTGGCCTGTGGCCCCAGGCTAGAGGAGACTCTTACCATGTTGAAGTCTGCTGTTCTCCTCAGCAAAAAGCCTCTGCACTTTTACATCTTTGCTGAGGATGATCTACATGACCACTTCAGAAATGCT CTGGACTCCTGGCCCAGGACTGTTCAGACCAAGTTTAACTTCACCATCTACCCCATCACTTTTCCCAAGGAGAATGTGAAGGAGTGGAAGAAGCTCTTCAAACCGTGTGCCTCTCAGAGGCTCTTCCTGCCA CTGATCCTAAAGGAGGTGGATTCTTTGCTCTACGTGGACACAGATATCATTTTTTTGCAGCCAGTAGAGGACATCTGGGCCCTTTTTGCTCAGTTCAAATCGAGCCACATAGCAGGCATGGCTCCAGAGCACGAGGAGCCACGCATTGGCTGGTACAACCGTTTTGCCCGCCATCCTTACTATGGCAAGACGGGAATCAACTCAGGGGTCATGCTCATGAACATGACGCGCCTCAGGGAGAAATCCTTTAAG AATGACATGACAATACTTGCACTGAAGTGGGAGGAAATTCTGATGCCCCTTCTCCAGAAGTATAAACTCAATATCACCTGGGGTGACCAGGACCTTCTTAATATCATATTTCACCATAATCCAG AAAGCCTATATGTGTTCCCCTGCCAGTGGAACTACCGTCCAGATCACTGTATCTATGGCAGCAACTGTCAACAGGCTGATCAAGAAGGTGTCTTCATTCTCCATGGTAACAGGGGAGTTTACCATGATGACAAGCAGCCTGCATTTCGAGCTGTCTACGAGGCCATCCAAAAG TACACATTCGGTGAGGACATGGAAACCTCACTGCTTCAACCACTGGAAGCGTCGCTACAGGCAACCACAAACACCTACTGTGGCAGAGCCAGTCACCTGTTTACAAAGAAGTTAAAACAGAGCATCATGTCAGTTCAACAAGATGCTGCACGGAAAAGATGA
- the LOC117949460 gene encoding YY1-associated factor 2-like encodes MGDKKSPTRPKRQSKPSADDGYWDCSVCTFRNTAEAFKCTMCDVRKGTSTRKPRPVSQLVAQQTNQQFAPPTLPKKEKKEKSEKDKSDKELTLKKKSYKKTRPRLKNIDRSSAQHLEVTVGDLTVIITDFKEKVKPTSTSTSAASADPHSQSGSSSDNTERGVSRCSSPRVEESPVNGETH; translated from the exons GCCAAAGCGGCAATCGAAGCCCTCCGCCGACGATGGGTACTGGGACTGTAGCGTCTGCACGTTCAGGAACACCGCTGAGGCGTTCAAGTGCACGATGTGTGATGTCAGGAAGGGGACGTCAACCCG aaaaccACGACCTGTTTCTCAGCTGGTTGCACAGCAAACAAATCAGCAGTTTGCACCACCCACACTCCccaaaaaggagaagaaagaaaaatcagaGAAAGACAAGAGTGATAAAGAACTaacactaaaaaagaaaagctataAAAAGACGAG GCCCAGGTTAAAAAACATAGACAGGAGCAGCGCCCAGCATCTAGAGGTCACAGTTGGAGACCTGACTGTAATAATCACAGACTTTAAGGAGAAGGTCAAACCCACGTCCACTTCAACAAGTGCTGCCTCAGCAGACCCACACAGCCAAAGTGGCTCGAGCTCTGATAACACTGAACGAGGGGTCTCCAGGTGCTCTTCGCCCCGCGTGGAAGAATCGCCGGTTAATGGAGAGACTCACTAA